A genomic segment from Neobacillus sp. YX16 encodes:
- a CDS encoding PTS lactose/cellobiose transporter subunit IIA: protein MISEQTIFQIILHGGNGKSSSMEAIAAAKEGDFVEANKKLKQASEALNEAHHVQTQLIQNEVNGANSEVSLLMVHAQDHLMNALTVRDLATVIVDLYETVSKKEVHKDE, encoded by the coding sequence ATGATTTCAGAGCAAACCATTTTCCAAATCATTCTTCATGGGGGAAATGGGAAAAGTTCGTCAATGGAAGCCATCGCTGCAGCAAAAGAAGGGGATTTTGTTGAAGCGAATAAAAAGTTAAAACAGGCATCGGAAGCATTAAATGAAGCCCATCATGTTCAAACACAATTAATTCAAAATGAAGTTAACGGGGCAAACTCTGAGGTATCTTTATTAATGGTGCACGCTCAGGATCACTTGATGAATGCCTTGACTGTAAGGGACTTAGCCACAGTAATAGTTGATTTATATGAAACAGTCTCAAAAAAGGAGGTACATAAAGATGAGTAA
- a CDS encoding 6-phospho-beta-glucosidase: MSKGIKIVTIGGGSSYTPELVEGFIKRYEELPVSELWLVDIPAGEEKLNIVGALAKRMIETAGLPIEVHLTLNRREALKDADFVTTQFRVGLLDARAKDEKIPLKYDVIGQETNGPGGLFKGLRTIPVILDICKDIEELCPDAWLVNFTNPAGMVTEAVLRYSNIKKVVGLCNVPVGMKMGIAKLLEVSADRVHIDFAGLNHMVYGLNVYLDGINITEDLLDKLTSKQSGITMKNIIDLGWEPAFIKGLKVLPCPYHRYYYQTSSILAEEIESFKTVGTRAEVVKQVEKELFELYKDPNLSIKPPQLEKRGGAYYSDAACNLINSIYNDKRDIQPVNTRNNGAISSIPDDSAVEVNCIITKDGPKPIAVGDMPVAVRGLVQQIKSFERISAEAAVTGDYNTALLAMTINPLVPSDRIAKQILDEMLEAHKEYLPQFFKKQKSEV, encoded by the coding sequence ATGAGTAAAGGAATTAAGATTGTTACAATTGGCGGAGGCTCCAGCTATACGCCTGAACTTGTAGAAGGGTTTATTAAGAGATACGAAGAGCTGCCTGTAAGCGAGCTTTGGTTGGTTGATATTCCCGCAGGGGAGGAAAAGCTTAATATTGTTGGTGCATTAGCAAAAAGAATGATTGAAACGGCAGGACTGCCAATTGAGGTTCATCTCACACTTAATCGTCGAGAGGCCTTAAAGGATGCGGATTTTGTAACTACTCAATTTCGAGTAGGATTACTTGATGCACGTGCGAAGGACGAAAAGATTCCATTAAAGTATGATGTAATCGGCCAAGAAACCAATGGTCCTGGCGGATTATTCAAAGGGTTAAGAACGATTCCTGTGATTTTAGATATTTGTAAGGATATCGAGGAGTTATGCCCAGATGCCTGGCTGGTGAATTTTACAAATCCAGCAGGAATGGTGACTGAAGCTGTTTTAAGATATAGCAATATTAAAAAAGTTGTTGGATTGTGTAATGTTCCTGTAGGGATGAAAATGGGAATTGCAAAGCTATTAGAAGTCTCTGCTGATAGGGTCCATATCGATTTTGCAGGACTGAATCATATGGTGTATGGATTGAATGTTTACCTAGACGGTATAAATATAACGGAAGATTTACTAGATAAACTGACCAGTAAACAATCAGGGATTACCATGAAAAATATTATTGATCTTGGCTGGGAGCCAGCATTTATTAAAGGACTAAAGGTCCTTCCATGTCCGTATCACCGGTATTACTATCAAACTAGCAGCATATTGGCAGAAGAGATAGAATCATTTAAAACCGTTGGAACTCGTGCAGAGGTAGTCAAACAGGTAGAAAAAGAATTATTTGAGTTATATAAAGATCCCAATCTAAGTATCAAGCCTCCTCAACTTGAAAAACGTGGAGGAGCTTACTATAGTGATGCCGCGTGCAATCTGATTAACTCCATTTACAATGACAAGCGCGACATTCAGCCGGTTAACACGAGAAACAATGGAGCCATTTCGAGCATTCCGGACGACTCTGCTGTTGAAGTGAATTGTATAATTACAAAAGATGGTCCAAAGCCTATAGCGGTTGGCGATATGCCGGTTGCTGTAAGGGGTCTCGTTCAACAAATTAAATCATTTGAACGAATTTCTGCAGAAGCAGCGGTTACCGGGGACTATAATACCGCACTTCTTGCGATGACCATTAACCCATTGGTACCTTCTGATAGAATTGCCAAGCAAATATTAGACGAAATGCTTGAAGCACATAAAGAGTATTTACCACAGTTTTTTAAAAAACAAAAAAGTGAAGTTTAG